The following are encoded in a window of Staphylospora marina genomic DNA:
- the spoIVB gene encoding SpoIVB peptidase, whose translation MVRNAKLRKWFGFLLVLLLMMGSTSTLFRQFAGFPRELRLVQGEARELRLNMPVPATASVSESGILQVNGSPDTQVPVDLERPVSLRSEAIGQTSLTLKLFGKVPIKHVNVRVVPKIEVIPGGQSIGVKLRSSGVLVVGHHAVQADGKEVCPAEEADIRVGDYLTALDNRPIRSVRDVAEAVKEAGSSGRSLELTLMRDGKQRKVKIRPVYDKSEQMWRMGVYIRDSAAGVGTLTFYDPKHRFYGALGHVIADMDTGQPIRLGEGKIVHSSVTSIDKGQSGEPGEKRAIFFQEDRVVGNILKNTPFGIFGQLARKPEGGLYDRPVPVALSDQVKEGPAKILTVVEGQKVEAFDIRIVHVLKQKYPATKGLIIKVTDRRLLAKTGGIVQGMSGSPILQDGKLVGAVTHVFVNDPTSGYGTHIEWMLRDAGAFEKQTADSPVGESACSFPEFVI comes from the coding sequence ATGGTGAGAAACGCGAAGCTCAGAAAATGGTTTGGTTTTCTCCTGGTGCTTCTCCTGATGATGGGAAGTACATCGACGCTGTTTCGCCAGTTTGCCGGTTTTCCCAGGGAATTGCGCCTCGTTCAGGGCGAAGCGCGGGAACTCCGACTGAACATGCCGGTGCCGGCCACGGCCAGCGTTTCCGAGTCGGGGATTCTTCAGGTGAACGGATCTCCGGATACGCAGGTCCCGGTTGACTTGGAACGACCGGTGTCACTTCGGTCGGAAGCCATCGGGCAAACATCTCTCACGTTGAAGTTGTTCGGAAAGGTACCGATCAAACACGTGAATGTCCGGGTGGTTCCGAAGATTGAAGTGATTCCGGGAGGGCAGTCGATCGGCGTAAAACTCCGCTCCTCCGGGGTACTGGTGGTGGGGCACCATGCGGTGCAAGCGGACGGCAAGGAAGTCTGTCCCGCGGAGGAAGCCGATATCCGCGTGGGCGATTATTTGACCGCTCTTGATAACAGGCCGATCCGGAGCGTCCGTGATGTCGCCGAAGCGGTCAAGGAAGCGGGATCTTCGGGTCGTTCCCTTGAATTGACCCTGATGCGCGACGGCAAGCAGCGCAAAGTCAAGATTCGACCCGTCTATGACAAAAGCGAACAAATGTGGCGCATGGGCGTGTACATCCGGGATTCGGCGGCAGGTGTGGGAACCCTGACTTTTTATGATCCGAAGCATCGCTTTTACGGAGCTTTGGGCCACGTGATCGCCGACATGGATACCGGTCAGCCGATTCGCTTGGGAGAAGGGAAGATCGTCCATTCATCCGTGACCTCGATCGACAAGGGACAGTCGGGGGAACCGGGTGAGAAACGGGCGATTTTTTTCCAGGAAGATCGTGTGGTTGGCAACATCCTGAAAAACACCCCGTTCGGCATATTCGGACAACTTGCCCGGAAGCCCGAGGGAGGGCTTTACGACCGACCGGTGCCCGTCGCTTTGAGCGACCAGGTGAAAGAAGGGCCTGCCAAAATTCTGACCGTGGTGGAAGGACAGAAAGTGGAAGCATTCGACATTCGCATCGTTCATGTGCTCAAGCAAAAATATCCCGCCACGAAAGGACTGATCATCAAGGTGACCGACCGTCGTCTCCTGGCCAAAACGGGGGGGATTGTCCAGGGGATGAGCGGAAGTCCCATTCTCCAGGACGGCAAGCTGGTGGGAGCCGTCACACATGTGTTTGTCAATGACCCCACTTCCGGGTACGGCACTCATATCGAATGGATGCTTCGGGATGCAGGAGCATTTGAGAAACAGACAGCGGATTCTCCGGTCGGAGAGTCCGCTTGTTCATTTCCGGAATTTGTTATTTGA
- a CDS encoding ArsR/SmtB family transcription factor, producing the protein MAASEKFARVARALGDPIRLNILDLLMVGYEKLEPTPPPECCNEGVCVCDLQTALGMAQSKVSYHLKELKNADLVTETRVGRWHFYSLNKETLRHFHSELSRRFLS; encoded by the coding sequence ATGGCTGCTTCTGAAAAATTTGCCCGGGTTGCCCGGGCGCTCGGAGATCCGATCCGGCTCAACATTTTGGATCTTCTTATGGTGGGATATGAAAAACTGGAACCGACTCCCCCTCCGGAATGTTGCAATGAAGGTGTCTGCGTCTGTGATCTTCAAACCGCGCTCGGCATGGCCCAGTCCAAAGTGTCGTATCACTTGAAAGAACTCAAAAACGCCGATCTGGTGACCGAAACACGGGTGGGCAGATGGCATTTTTATTCTTTGAACAAAGAAACACTCCGACATTTCCACTCGGAACTGTCCCGGCGATTCCTGTCCTGA
- the spo0A gene encoding sporulation transcription factor Spo0A codes for MSKIQVILADDNREFSELLKEHLTRQGDIEVIGVANHGGEVLELLKKRVPDVLVLDIIMPHLDGLGVLERIQEMDLDPKPKVIMLTAFGQESITQRAVELGASYYILKPFDLDVLTERIRQMKGIPSKPVFVKTSPASVSRPANNLDASITNVIHEIGVPAHIKGYLYLREAITMVYNEVDLLGAITKTLYPRIAEKYGTTPSRVERAIRHAIEVAWSRGNMDSIRSLFGYTINVAKAKPTNSEFIAMVADKLRIEHKASSW; via the coding sequence TTGAGCAAGATCCAGGTGATTTTGGCAGACGACAACCGGGAATTTTCCGAACTCTTGAAAGAACATTTGACCCGGCAGGGAGACATAGAGGTGATCGGCGTCGCCAACCATGGCGGTGAAGTTCTTGAATTGCTGAAAAAGCGTGTTCCCGATGTATTGGTATTGGACATCATCATGCCGCATCTGGACGGATTGGGCGTGCTTGAAAGAATTCAGGAGATGGATCTGGATCCGAAACCCAAGGTGATCATGTTGACCGCCTTCGGTCAGGAAAGCATCACCCAACGGGCGGTGGAATTGGGGGCTTCTTACTACATACTGAAACCCTTTGACCTCGATGTTTTGACGGAGCGCATCCGTCAGATGAAGGGGATTCCCTCCAAACCCGTATTCGTCAAGACATCTCCGGCATCCGTCTCCCGTCCGGCAAACAATCTGGATGCTTCCATCACCAACGTGATTCATGAAATCGGGGTACCCGCCCATATCAAGGGATACCTGTATTTGCGTGAAGCCATCACCATGGTGTACAACGAGGTGGATTTGTTGGGGGCCATCACCAAAACGCTGTATCCCCGCATCGCCGAAAAATACGGCACCACACCCAGCCGTGTGGAACGGGCGATCCGACACGCGATTGAAGTTGCCTGGAGTCGCGGCAACATGGACTCGATTCGCAGCTTGTTCGGCTATACGATCAATGTGGCCAAAGCCAAACCCACGAACAGCGAGTTCATCGCCATGGTGGCGGACAAGCTCCGGATCGAGCACAAGGCAAGCTCTTGGTGA
- a CDS encoding cation:proton antiporter, with the protein MPFFAQLLIIIVAVKLAGHLSTRLKQPAVLGKLIAGLLIGPAVLGWVQPNDIIRELSQIGVLLLMFIAGLETDPADLRRNAVPSLAVGIGGILFPLLFGTLVGLSFDLDLTESVFLGLLLSATSVSITVQSLREMGKLKTRESSAILGAAVADDILVVILLAFMMSLTGGAQESIALIIGKKALFFLLITVIGLKLVKPFMDRASKLRVFEPVISAAIILCLSFAWLSESLGVAAIIGAYAAGLSLTPTRFAKEVAEKAEPVAYSVFVPAFFIQIGLGVSLDGLTEQTGLIVIMTLVAVLTKLVGSGLGAKLTGFSIRSSLAIGAGMVSRGEVALIIAAIGLDNGLLSPALFTAMVIVVLLTTLVTPPLLKWLFTTEDAGSREKLAG; encoded by the coding sequence ATGCCGTTTTTCGCTCAACTGTTGATCATCATTGTCGCCGTCAAATTGGCCGGGCATCTGAGCACCCGCCTCAAACAGCCCGCGGTGTTGGGGAAACTGATCGCGGGACTTCTCATCGGGCCGGCCGTTCTCGGCTGGGTGCAACCCAATGACATCATCCGAGAATTGAGTCAAATCGGTGTTCTGCTCTTGATGTTCATCGCCGGACTGGAAACGGATCCCGCCGATTTGCGGAGAAATGCCGTTCCCTCGTTGGCCGTGGGGATCGGAGGAATCCTGTTTCCGCTTTTGTTCGGAACACTGGTCGGACTTTCGTTTGACTTGGACCTGACTGAATCCGTCTTCCTCGGGTTGTTGCTGTCCGCCACGTCCGTCAGCATCACCGTTCAGTCCCTTCGGGAAATGGGCAAATTGAAAACCCGAGAAAGCTCGGCCATCCTCGGAGCAGCCGTTGCCGATGACATTCTGGTCGTCATCCTGCTGGCATTCATGATGAGCCTCACGGGCGGAGCCCAAGAATCCATCGCCCTGATCATCGGAAAAAAAGCCCTGTTCTTTCTCCTGATCACCGTGATCGGCCTGAAACTGGTGAAGCCCTTCATGGATCGGGCCTCCAAGCTTCGGGTGTTTGAACCGGTCATCAGCGCGGCGATCATTCTCTGTCTGTCGTTCGCCTGGTTGTCCGAATCCCTGGGTGTCGCGGCCATCATCGGTGCCTATGCTGCCGGATTGTCCCTGACCCCCACCCGATTTGCCAAGGAAGTGGCAGAGAAAGCGGAACCTGTCGCCTACAGTGTGTTTGTCCCCGCGTTTTTCATTCAGATCGGTCTCGGGGTCAGTCTGGACGGATTGACGGAGCAAACGGGACTGATCGTAATCATGACGCTGGTTGCCGTGTTGACCAAACTGGTCGGCAGCGGACTCGGCGCCAAACTGACGGGATTTTCCATCCGCTCATCGCTGGCCATCGGTGCGGGAATGGTCTCACGGGGTGAAGTGGCTTTGATCATCGCCGCCATCGGGCTCGACAACGGATTGCTGTCACCCGCGCTGTTCACCGCCATGGTCATCGTGGTGCTTTTGACGACACTGGTCACTCCGCCGCTTCTGAAGTGGTTGTTCACGACCGAAGACGCCGGATCAAGGGAAAAACTGGCCGGATGA
- a CDS encoding DUF2627 family protein: MRVIYERVLAIIIMCIPGFVAVYGWTWMRDVLFDRFAGHSFDWPAFLIGLGMFLGGLLFLAGFLFRHDLKRDKIQPRLLKRLGKDVNPHKKRKPGY; the protein is encoded by the coding sequence ATGCGAGTCATCTACGAGCGTGTTCTCGCCATCATCATCATGTGCATTCCGGGATTTGTCGCCGTATACGGGTGGACATGGATGCGCGATGTCCTGTTCGACCGTTTCGCGGGGCATTCCTTCGACTGGCCGGCCTTTCTGATCGGTCTGGGAATGTTTTTGGGTGGATTGCTTTTTCTCGCCGGTTTTCTGTTCCGGCACGATCTGAAGCGGGACAAGATCCAACCCCGGCTGTTGAAACGGCTGGGCAAAGACGTGAATCCCCACAAGAAACGAAAACCCGGATACTGA
- a CDS encoding sigma-54 interaction domain-containing protein, whose amino-acid sequence MQSFLIVGGGKGGKAILETVSSVDFVRVVGVVDLLPDAPAILVARQRGIPTGRDVRPFFEPPPDVILEVTGRSEVFEHLSRIKPEQSLLISGSVVNLMVRLIEEKERWYQEWQKRQRELEAIIHSTHDGMIAVNRQGRITLFNRAAERMVGIKVAEALGRPVTEVIPNSRLEHVLRKGTYELNKKQTLHEGLEIVTNRVPVKDEDGKVIGAVAVFRDVSELKQLSRQVMDLESMKSLLQAIIDSSDDAISVVDANGTGILINPAYTRLTGLKPEEVIGKPADTDIVEGESMHMRVLKTRQPVRGVHLKVGPHRREVVVNVAPIIVDEELKGSVGIIHDVSELKQLSRDLERARRIIRTLEAKYTFDDIIGNSEAMRASLEQARQAAKTRATVLLRGESGTGKELFAHAIHNASDRKYNQFVRVNCAALSETLLESELFGYEEGAFTGARRGGKKGLFEEASGGTIFLDEIGELSPGTQAKLLRVLQEKEVVRVGGTKSIPVDVRVIAATNVPLEKAIQEKRFREDLYYRLNVLPIHIAPLRMRKEDLRDLSMHLIKKFNQEYGRNVEDIDPEAVRALHEHDWPGNVRELENVLGRAMINMGYSEKVMHLRHLPPLNARPAPATTGTKDEAAWTDRPLKEVLAEAELRHIEQTYLACGRNKTEAAKRLGISIRSLYYKLEKYGLL is encoded by the coding sequence GTGCAGTCGTTTCTGATCGTGGGCGGCGGAAAAGGTGGGAAAGCCATTCTGGAAACCGTGTCTTCCGTCGATTTTGTCAGGGTAGTCGGGGTCGTGGATCTGCTCCCGGATGCGCCGGCCATTCTGGTTGCCAGGCAACGGGGAATTCCCACGGGGCGTGATGTGCGGCCTTTTTTCGAGCCGCCCCCGGACGTGATCCTGGAAGTGACCGGTCGATCGGAAGTGTTTGAACACCTTTCCCGGATCAAACCGGAACAGTCGCTGCTCATTTCCGGATCAGTGGTCAATCTCATGGTTCGGCTGATCGAGGAAAAAGAGCGGTGGTACCAGGAATGGCAAAAACGCCAGCGGGAGCTGGAGGCCATCATCCACTCCACGCACGACGGCATGATCGCCGTCAACCGGCAAGGCCGGATCACCCTGTTCAACCGCGCCGCGGAACGGATGGTGGGGATCAAAGTCGCGGAAGCTTTGGGTCGGCCGGTGACGGAGGTGATTCCCAACTCCAGGCTGGAACACGTGCTTCGGAAAGGAACCTATGAGCTCAACAAAAAACAGACGCTGCATGAAGGCTTGGAAATCGTGACCAACCGCGTTCCCGTCAAAGACGAAGACGGAAAGGTGATCGGAGCGGTCGCGGTGTTCCGGGACGTCAGTGAGCTGAAACAGTTGAGCCGGCAAGTGATGGATCTGGAGAGCATGAAAAGTTTGCTTCAGGCCATCATCGATTCGTCCGATGACGCCATTTCCGTGGTGGATGCCAACGGTACGGGAATTCTGATCAACCCGGCGTATACCCGCCTGACCGGGCTCAAACCCGAAGAGGTGATCGGCAAACCGGCCGATACGGACATCGTCGAGGGGGAAAGCATGCATATGCGCGTGCTGAAAACCCGTCAACCGGTACGGGGGGTTCACCTGAAAGTGGGGCCGCACCGCCGGGAGGTGGTGGTGAATGTGGCGCCGATCATCGTCGACGAAGAGCTCAAGGGGAGCGTCGGCATCATTCACGATGTCTCCGAGCTGAAACAGTTGAGCCGTGATCTGGAGCGGGCCAGGCGAATCATCCGGACGCTTGAAGCCAAATACACCTTTGACGACATCATCGGAAACAGCGAGGCCATGCGCGCTTCGCTGGAGCAGGCCCGTCAGGCGGCCAAAACCCGGGCCACCGTCCTTTTGCGCGGAGAGTCCGGAACCGGAAAAGAATTGTTCGCCCATGCCATCCACAACGCCAGCGACCGGAAATACAACCAGTTTGTCAGGGTGAATTGTGCGGCGTTGTCGGAGACATTGTTGGAAAGCGAATTGTTCGGTTACGAGGAAGGCGCGTTCACCGGAGCCAGACGGGGAGGCAAAAAAGGGCTGTTTGAAGAAGCAAGCGGCGGGACCATTTTTCTGGATGAGATCGGGGAATTGTCGCCCGGCACCCAGGCCAAACTCCTTCGGGTGCTGCAGGAGAAAGAAGTGGTGAGGGTCGGCGGCACCAAGTCGATTCCGGTCGATGTGCGCGTGATTGCCGCCACCAACGTGCCGTTGGAAAAAGCGATCCAGGAGAAGCGCTTCAGGGAAGATCTCTATTACCGGCTGAACGTTTTGCCGATCCACATTGCCCCTCTTCGGATGCGCAAAGAAGATCTGCGTGATCTGTCGATGCATTTGATCAAGAAATTCAACCAGGAATACGGAAGAAACGTCGAAGACATTGATCCGGAAGCCGTGAGAGCCCTGCATGAACACGACTGGCCGGGAAATGTCCGGGAGCTGGAAAATGTGTTGGGGCGGGCGATGATCAACATGGGATACAGTGAAAAGGTGATGCATCTTCGCCATCTGCCTCCTTTGAATGCACGGCCGGCTCCGGCAACGACCGGAACGAAAGACGAAGCGGCGTGGACGGACCGTCCGCTGAAAGAGGTATTGGCGGAAGCGGAGCTCAGGCACATCGAGCAAACGTATCTCGCTTGCGGACGAAACAAAACGGAAGCCGCCAAACGGTTGGGCATTTCCATCCGCAGTCTTTATTACAAACTGGAGAAATACGGATTGCTCTGA
- the ptb gene encoding phosphate butyryltransferase, translating to MIKTFEEVVKRAESLPPVTVAVAAAADDDVLKAVKDAKQHGIADFLLFGDREKILELAGKVGLDVSPSAIVDAPNEAEASRLAVAAVREGKADVVMKGMVQTADFLRAVLNKEAGLRTGKVLSHVATFEIPGYDRLIHVTDPALNVAPTLPEKAQIIENVLGYCHSLGNDNPKVAVLGAVEVVNPNMQPTLDAAALAQMNRRGQIKGGIVDGPFALDNAVSVEAAEHKKISSPVAGVADVLLVPDIEAGNILYKSLVYFAGAKIGALVLGASAPVVLTSRADSPEAKLYSIALAVLQAAAKKGA from the coding sequence ATGATCAAGACGTTTGAGGAAGTGGTGAAACGGGCGGAATCGCTTCCCCCGGTCACCGTGGCGGTGGCGGCGGCCGCCGACGACGATGTGCTGAAAGCGGTCAAGGATGCCAAACAGCACGGAATCGCCGATTTCTTGCTCTTCGGTGACAGAGAGAAAATCCTGGAGCTCGCCGGGAAAGTGGGACTGGATGTGAGTCCCTCCGCCATTGTGGATGCCCCCAATGAGGCGGAAGCCTCCCGTCTGGCGGTGGCCGCCGTGCGTGAAGGCAAAGCGGACGTGGTCATGAAAGGGATGGTGCAAACCGCCGATTTTTTGCGCGCCGTTCTGAACAAGGAGGCGGGTCTCCGGACGGGCAAAGTGCTCAGCCATGTGGCCACTTTCGAGATTCCCGGGTATGACCGCCTGATCCATGTGACGGACCCGGCGCTCAATGTTGCGCCCACTCTTCCGGAAAAGGCACAAATCATCGAAAACGTGCTGGGATACTGTCATTCGCTGGGGAACGACAATCCCAAAGTGGCGGTGCTTGGTGCGGTTGAAGTGGTGAATCCCAACATGCAACCCACGTTGGACGCCGCCGCGCTGGCCCAGATGAACCGGCGTGGTCAAATCAAGGGCGGAATCGTGGACGGACCGTTCGCTTTGGACAACGCCGTATCGGTGGAAGCCGCCGAACACAAGAAGATCAGCAGCCCGGTGGCGGGGGTGGCCGACGTATTGCTGGTTCCCGACATCGAGGCGGGCAACATTCTCTACAAATCCCTGGTTTATTTTGCCGGTGCGAAAATCGGCGCCCTGGTTCTCGGAGCATCCGCTCCCGTCGTTCTGACGTCGCGCGCCGATTCTCCGGAGGCGAAACTGTATTCCATCGCGCTGGCCGTCTTGCAGGCGGCAGCCAAAAAAGGTGCGTAA
- the bcd gene encoding branched-chain amino acid dehydrogenase, translated as MKIFEYMAKYDYEQLILCQDQASGLKAIICIHDTTLGPALGGTRMWTYNSEEEAIEDALRLARGMTYKNAAAGLNLGGGKTVIIGDPRKDKNEAMFRAFGRFIQGLNGRYITAEDVGTTVEDMDIIHMETKYVTGISPAFGSSGNPSPVTAYGVYRGMKAAAKVAWGEDSLKDKTIAVQGVGNVAYNLCRHLHEEGARLIVTDINQDNVRRAVEEFGAEAVEPEKIFDVDCDIFAPCALGGIINDETIERLKAKVIAGAANNQLREERHGDMLEQKGIIYAPDYVINAGGVINVADELQGYNRERALKKVEGIYDNILKVFEIAKRDGIPSYKAADRMAEERIEAMRKSRSMFLQNERSLLNYR; from the coding sequence ATGAAGATCTTTGAGTACATGGCAAAATATGATTATGAGCAACTCATCCTTTGCCAGGATCAGGCTTCCGGTCTCAAAGCCATCATCTGCATTCATGACACCACCCTCGGACCGGCTCTGGGCGGTACCCGCATGTGGACTTACAACTCCGAAGAGGAAGCGATCGAAGACGCTCTCCGCCTGGCCCGCGGAATGACCTACAAAAACGCGGCAGCCGGACTCAACCTGGGCGGCGGAAAAACGGTCATCATCGGCGATCCGCGCAAAGACAAGAACGAAGCCATGTTCCGTGCGTTCGGCCGGTTCATCCAAGGGTTGAACGGTCGCTACATTACCGCAGAAGACGTGGGCACCACCGTGGAAGACATGGACATCATCCACATGGAAACCAAATACGTGACCGGCATTTCCCCGGCATTCGGTTCCAGCGGAAACCCCTCTCCGGTCACCGCCTACGGCGTGTATCGCGGAATGAAAGCAGCCGCCAAAGTGGCTTGGGGCGAAGACTCCCTCAAAGACAAAACGATTGCGGTGCAAGGCGTGGGCAACGTCGCTTACAACCTGTGCCGTCACTTGCATGAAGAAGGCGCCCGCCTGATTGTCACCGACATCAATCAGGACAACGTACGCCGTGCCGTGGAGGAATTCGGTGCCGAAGCGGTGGAACCCGAAAAAATCTTCGATGTGGATTGCGACATCTTCGCTCCGTGTGCGCTGGGAGGCATCATCAACGATGAAACCATCGAGCGCCTGAAAGCGAAAGTGATTGCCGGCGCCGCCAACAACCAGCTTCGTGAAGAGCGTCACGGCGACATGCTGGAACAAAAAGGAATCATTTATGCTCCCGACTATGTCATCAACGCAGGCGGCGTGATCAACGTGGCTGACGAACTTCAAGGTTACAACCGCGAACGCGCCTTGAAAAAAGTGGAAGGCATCTACGACAACATCCTGAAAGTGTTCGAGATTGCCAAACGGGACGGCATCCCGAGCTACAAAGCGGCGGACCGGATGGCTGAAGAGCGGATCGAAGCCATGCGCAAATCCCGCAGCATGTTCCTGCAAAACGAACGCAGCCTGCTCAACTATCGTTGA
- the buk gene encoding butyrate kinase has protein sequence MAVEPIRVLAINPGSTSTKIGVFDDEKPVLVETLRHDPAEIAKYKDLYDQYPFRKQVILDTLDREGINLTRLNAVVGRGGLLRPIPGGTYTVNDAMIADLLSGEYGVHASNLGAMIAQEISRQLNIPAFIVDPVVVDELEPVARISGIPEIERRSIFHALNQKAVARRVAKKNGTSYDKVNYIVAHMGGGITVGAHRQGRVIDVNNGLHGEGPFSPERAGTIPVGDLVALSFSGKYFASEIMKMIVGKGGLMGYLGTTDARDVEEMIEKGDEQAKLVYEAMAYQVAKEIGACSSVLEGKVDGIILTGGLAYGKMFTDMITKRVAWIAPVHVVPGENELQALVEGALRVLRGEEEAKTYPPVKEGVTVTHG, from the coding sequence TTGGCCGTGGAACCGATTCGGGTTCTCGCGATCAATCCGGGGTCCACGTCCACCAAAATCGGCGTGTTTGATGACGAAAAGCCGGTATTGGTGGAGACCCTCCGCCATGATCCCGCGGAGATCGCGAAGTACAAGGACTTGTATGACCAATATCCGTTCCGCAAACAGGTGATTCTGGATACGCTGGATCGCGAGGGCATCAACCTCACCCGGTTGAATGCCGTGGTCGGGCGGGGCGGACTGTTGAGACCCATCCCCGGGGGAACGTATACGGTGAACGATGCCATGATCGCCGATTTGCTCTCCGGGGAATACGGTGTGCACGCTTCCAATCTGGGGGCGATGATCGCACAGGAAATTTCCAGGCAACTGAACATCCCGGCCTTCATCGTCGACCCGGTCGTCGTTGACGAGTTGGAGCCGGTTGCCCGCATTTCCGGCATCCCGGAGATCGAACGACGCAGCATCTTCCACGCGCTCAACCAGAAAGCCGTGGCGCGCCGGGTGGCCAAGAAAAACGGGACGAGCTATGACAAGGTGAACTACATCGTCGCCCACATGGGTGGCGGCATCACCGTCGGTGCTCACAGACAAGGACGCGTCATTGACGTGAACAACGGGTTGCACGGGGAAGGACCCTTTTCGCCGGAGCGGGCGGGCACCATTCCGGTCGGGGATCTGGTGGCGCTCAGCTTCTCCGGCAAGTATTTCGCCAGTGAGATCATGAAAATGATCGTGGGGAAAGGCGGGCTGATGGGCTATCTGGGCACCACCGACGCCCGCGATGTGGAAGAGATGATCGAAAAAGGCGACGAACAGGCCAAATTGGTTTATGAAGCGATGGCCTATCAGGTGGCCAAGGAAATCGGGGCCTGCTCTTCCGTGTTGGAAGGCAAGGTGGACGGAATCATTCTCACCGGTGGACTGGCTTACGGCAAAATGTTCACCGACATGATCACCAAACGGGTAGCGTGGATCGCACCGGTGCATGTGGTGCCCGGTGAAAACGAGCTCCAGGCTCTGGTGGAAGGCGCTCTGCGCGTTCTTCGAGGGGAAGAGGAAGCAAAGACCTACCCGCCGGTCAAAGAAGGAGTGACAGTGACCCATGGCTGA
- the lpdA gene encoding dihydrolipoyl dehydrogenase produces MAENYDLVVLGAGPGGYVAAVRAAQLGMKVAVVERERVGGVCLNKGCIPSKTLLRSAELYHNMKESAEYGIQVAGVELDFAGVMKRKQKVVDTLHGMVEGLLKRNKIDVYRGTGRILGPSIFSPMPGTISVEKEDGSEPDMLVPQYVIIATGSRPRSLPGLEIDGTYVMNSDHALQMETLPKSMVIIGGGVIGIEWASMLNDFGVEVTVVEFADRILPFEDPDVSREMTRILKKRGVTVHTGAKVLPETVKREGDMVVLSAEKGGNTINLSAERVLVSVGRQPNIDDIGLHNTSIETEKGFIKVNEYMQTKEKHIFAIGDVVGGYQLAHVASAEGIIAVEYIAGKNPEPLNPLHVPRCTYSRPEVGSIGLTEAEAKEQGYEVKVGKFPFRGVGKALVFGEVDGFIKIISDKKTDDLLGVHIIGPHATDMISEAGLAKVLDATAWEIAHTIHPHPTLSEAFMEAAHAVDGKPIHS; encoded by the coding sequence ATGGCTGAAAACTACGATCTGGTCGTGCTGGGTGCGGGACCGGGCGGCTACGTGGCCGCCGTCCGCGCCGCCCAGTTGGGCATGAAAGTGGCCGTCGTCGAACGTGAACGGGTCGGCGGTGTCTGTCTCAACAAAGGATGCATTCCGAGCAAAACCTTGCTCCGGAGCGCCGAATTGTATCACAATATGAAGGAAAGTGCCGAATACGGCATTCAAGTCGCAGGAGTGGAGCTGGACTTTGCGGGCGTGATGAAGCGCAAGCAAAAAGTGGTCGACACCCTGCACGGCATGGTGGAAGGTCTGCTCAAACGAAACAAGATTGACGTGTACCGCGGAACCGGGCGGATTCTCGGACCGTCCATCTTCTCTCCGATGCCGGGAACCATTTCGGTGGAAAAAGAGGACGGCAGTGAACCGGACATGCTGGTTCCCCAATACGTCATCATCGCCACCGGCTCCCGTCCGCGCTCGCTTCCGGGGCTCGAAATCGACGGAACGTACGTGATGAACAGCGACCACGCGCTTCAAATGGAAACGCTTCCGAAGTCGATGGTGATCATCGGAGGCGGCGTGATCGGCATCGAGTGGGCTTCCATGCTGAACGATTTCGGCGTGGAAGTGACGGTTGTCGAATTTGCCGACCGGATTCTCCCGTTCGAAGATCCGGACGTCAGCCGGGAAATGACCCGGATCCTGAAAAAACGCGGTGTCACCGTTCACACCGGTGCCAAGGTGCTTCCGGAGACGGTCAAGCGGGAAGGCGACATGGTCGTGCTGTCGGCGGAAAAAGGCGGAAACACCATCAATCTCAGCGCCGAACGGGTCCTCGTTTCCGTCGGTCGCCAACCCAACATCGACGACATCGGACTGCACAACACGTCGATCGAGACGGAAAAAGGCTTCATCAAAGTCAACGAATACATGCAGACCAAAGAGAAGCACATTTTCGCCATCGGTGACGTGGTCGGCGGCTATCAGTTGGCACACGTGGCATCCGCGGAAGGAATCATCGCCGTTGAGTACATCGCCGGCAAAAATCCCGAACCGCTCAATCCGTTGCATGTGCCGCGTTGCACGTACAGCCGTCCCGAAGTGGGCAGCATCGGTCTGACCGAAGCCGAGGCCAAGGAACAAGGGTACGAAGTGAAAGTCGGCAAATTCCCGTTCCGGGGAGTCGGAAAGGCTTTGGTCTTCGGAGAAGTGGACGGATTCATCAAAATCATCTCCGACAAGAAAACGGATGATTTGCTGGGCGTTCACATCATCGGTCCCCATGCCACCGACATGATCTCCGAAGCCGGTCTGGCCAAAGTGCTCGATGCCACCGCCTGGGAGATCGCCCACACCATCCACCCGCATCCCACGCTGTCCGAAGCGTTCATGGAAGCGGCTCATGCCGTTGACGGCAAACCGATCCACAGCTGA